Proteins encoded in a region of the Flavobacterium sp. MDT1-60 genome:
- the yaaA gene encoding peroxide stress protein YaaA, translating to MKIVISPAKSLNFDKELPTTQYTEPSFLKEARQVHKILKTKKPAELSELMSISDKLSDLNWERNQKWKTPFSPENARPAVYTFDGDVYTGLDAYTIPLEKLEALQDKLRILSGLYGVLKPLDLMQAYRLEMGTKMPVGEYKNLHEFWKPTVTKGLNKELKKGELFVNLASNEYFSAVDIKALKVPIITPDFKDYKDGKLKMISFFAKKARGMMVRYIIDTNAETIDDLKGFNYEGYQFDANLSQGNHLVFTR from the coding sequence ATGAAAATTGTTATATCGCCAGCGAAGTCACTGAATTTTGATAAAGAATTGCCAACTACTCAATATACTGAACCTTCTTTTTTAAAGGAAGCCCGTCAGGTTCATAAAATCTTAAAGACTAAAAAACCAGCAGAATTATCCGAATTAATGTCGATTTCAGATAAATTATCCGATTTAAACTGGGAGCGTAATCAAAAATGGAAGACACCTTTTTCTCCAGAAAATGCCCGCCCGGCAGTTTATACTTTTGATGGTGATGTTTATACAGGTTTAGATGCTTATACAATTCCGCTGGAAAAACTAGAAGCTCTGCAGGATAAACTTAGAATTTTATCGGGACTGTATGGTGTTTTAAAGCCATTAGATTTGATGCAGGCCTATCGCTTAGAAATGGGAACAAAAATGCCTGTTGGAGAATATAAAAACCTACATGAATTTTGGAAACCAACCGTAACCAAAGGATTAAATAAAGAATTGAAAAAAGGGGAGTTGTTTGTGAATTTAGCCAGTAACGAATATTTTTCAGCCGTTGATATAAAGGCATTAAAAGTTCCTATAATCACACCAGACTTTAAAGATTATAAAGACGGAAAATTGAAGATGATCAGTTTCTTCGCGAAAAAGGCAAGAGGCATGATGGTACGTTATATCATCGATACTAATGCTGAAACTATTGATGACTTGAAAGGTTTCAATTACGAGGGATATCAGTTTGATGCGAATCTTTCTCAGGGAAATCATTTGGTTTTTACACGATAG
- a CDS encoding 2TM domain-containing protein, giving the protein MEAKFNNNGENELQKLASKKVLKLKSFYKYTFLYIIALTLFILKKYTDLPLHFFPVNWLNDVVMIIWSAVYVGTAIDVFVSFRIFGQEWEERKLRNILEKKNETQKWE; this is encoded by the coding sequence ATGGAAGCAAAATTTAATAATAACGGGGAAAACGAATTGCAAAAATTGGCAAGTAAAAAAGTTCTTAAATTAAAGTCATTTTATAAATACACTTTTCTTTACATAATTGCCCTGACCCTTTTTATTTTAAAGAAATACACTGATTTACCACTACATTTCTTTCCAGTAAATTGGCTGAATGATGTCGTAATGATTATCTGGTCGGCAGTATATGTTGGTACTGCGATTGATGTGTTTGTTTCTTTCCGAATTTTTGGACAGGAATGGGAGGAAAGAAAATTGAGAAATATATTAGAAAAGAAAAATGAAACACAAAAATGGGAGTAA
- a CDS encoding 2TM domain-containing protein has product METNCNKAREKFEFQEIFSKKVIKLKSFYIHAFIYAFVLIVYVLKEYYEIPLNYFPLKYLNSVVMIIWTTVFLFSAIDLFASYKIFDEKWEERKLKSILYKKTKTQKWE; this is encoded by the coding sequence ATGGAAACGAATTGTAATAAAGCCAGAGAAAAATTTGAGTTTCAGGAGATCTTTAGCAAAAAGGTTATTAAACTTAAATCATTTTACATACATGCGTTTATTTATGCTTTTGTATTAATTGTTTATGTTTTAAAAGAGTATTACGAAATTCCTCTAAATTATTTTCCTTTAAAATATTTAAACAGTGTAGTAATGATAATTTGGACGACTGTATTTTTATTTTCTGCCATTGATTTATTTGCATCATATAAAATTTTTGATGAAAAATGGGAGGAACGCAAACTGAAAAGCATCTTATATAAAAAAACAAAAACACAAAAATGGGAGTAA
- a CDS encoding 2TM domain-containing protein: MGRYRRRMYEEYGQEFNNDERFEMAYKKVKRIKGFYSHLKIYIIVNIIIIISNLNRDFVGFRFQQNDLLDFHTYSTAFYWGIALLIHAFTVFGPDIFFNGDWEQRKIQKYMDKEASNTNKWE; the protein is encoded by the coding sequence ATGGGACGTTATAGAAGACGCATGTATGAAGAGTACGGACAGGAATTTAATAATGACGAACGCTTTGAAATGGCATACAAAAAAGTAAAAAGAATAAAAGGTTTTTACTCGCATTTGAAGATTTACATTATTGTAAATATTATAATTATCATTTCAAATTTGAATAGAGATTTTGTTGGATTCAGATTTCAACAGAATGATTTACTAGATTTTCATACCTATTCAACAGCATTTTATTGGGGTATAGCCTTATTGATTCACGCCTTTACAGTATTTGGACCGGACATTTTTTTCAATGGTGACTGGGAGCAAAGGAAAATCCAGAAATATATGGATAAGGAGGCTTCAAATACCAATAAATGGGAGTAA
- a CDS encoding 2TM domain-containing protein: MEPDYTKERRYHQAQKKVKEIKEFYQHLTVFILVTIMLIVINLMTSPEYLWFIWCILGWGIGVIFHGLKAFGVSPFFNKEWEERKIREILDKEKNKETWK, translated from the coding sequence ATGGAACCAGATTATACTAAAGAAAGACGTTATCATCAGGCTCAGAAAAAGGTGAAAGAGATAAAAGAATTCTATCAGCATTTAACGGTTTTCATTCTCGTAACTATAATGCTAATTGTTATAAATCTCATGACTTCACCAGAATATTTATGGTTTATATGGTGCATACTTGGGTGGGGAATAGGAGTCATTTTTCATGGATTGAAAGCTTTTGGAGTTTCACCATTTTTTAATAAAGAATGGGAAGAACGAAAAATTAGAGAAATTTTAGATAAAGAAAAGAATAAAGAAACCTGGAAATAA
- a CDS encoding 2TM domain-containing protein, with the protein MEPNYAEAERYYQAQKRVKEIKDFYSHLTVYLLCNPIVIVVNLMTSPGYLYFWYSLLGWGFAIVMHGLKVFRVSPIFSKDWEERKIREILEKESKTQTWE; encoded by the coding sequence ATGGAACCAAATTATGCAGAAGCAGAACGTTATTACCAGGCTCAGAAAAGGGTAAAAGAAATTAAAGATTTTTATTCACACTTAACAGTATACCTACTTTGTAACCCAATTGTAATCGTGGTAAATCTAATGACTTCGCCTGGCTATTTATATTTTTGGTATTCTTTGCTTGGTTGGGGATTTGCGATTGTGATGCACGGATTGAAAGTTTTTAGAGTTTCACCGATTTTTAGTAAGGATTGGGAAGAACGAAAGATTCGGGAGATTTTGGAGAAAGAAAGTAAAACGCAAACTTGGGAATAG
- a CDS encoding 2TM domain-containing protein, with translation MKDNRNTYADLKSGTIVSFKISMIFTVIFSAFLGDDLTFRNVLITFFISCLYSFGVGFGNGYINVLLDKKWDWLEQTNLRVYYGIMVTILYTVPIVLGINYYVFVILQNFPIDKFFSERMIWIHLFYIILSLAVSTFMQARSFMVKWKQASKFEITQQKIIAGTANAKFESLKNQIDPHFLFNSLNVLSSLIEENPDNAQRFTTSLSKIYRYVLEQKDKELVSVDDELLFAKTYMNLLKMRFENSLFYELPTTPINPDAKVVPLSLQLLLENTVKHNVVSEQRPLHIRIFIDGDYLAIQNDFQKKEVLQDRQGVGLTNIVNRYGIVTNRKVLIEQNEETFTVKIPILTKQITVMETNADYSDENKAYFRAKKRVEELKGFYGNIISYCCVIPFLIFINLRYSPGFQWFWFSALGWGFGVVMHAFKVFGYSSDWEERKIREILEKENNKQNWK, from the coding sequence ATGAAAGATAATAGAAATACATATGCAGATTTAAAAAGCGGAACAATAGTTTCATTTAAGATTTCTATGATTTTTACGGTAATATTTTCAGCTTTTTTAGGAGATGATTTAACTTTTCGAAACGTTCTGATAACCTTTTTTATAAGTTGTCTTTATTCCTTTGGAGTAGGTTTTGGAAATGGATATATCAACGTTCTTTTAGATAAAAAATGGGATTGGTTAGAGCAGACAAACTTAAGGGTTTATTATGGAATCATGGTAACCATTTTGTACACGGTACCGATCGTTTTAGGAATAAATTATTATGTTTTTGTTATTCTTCAAAATTTCCCGATAGATAAATTCTTTAGCGAAAGAATGATTTGGATACATCTGTTTTACATCATTTTATCTTTAGCTGTTTCAACTTTCATGCAAGCCAGAAGTTTTATGGTAAAATGGAAACAGGCATCAAAATTTGAAATAACACAACAAAAGATTATTGCGGGAACGGCAAACGCCAAATTCGAAAGTTTAAAAAATCAGATCGATCCCCATTTTCTTTTTAACAGTCTAAACGTATTAAGTTCTTTGATTGAAGAAAACCCTGATAATGCTCAGCGATTCACTACTTCTTTATCTAAAATCTATCGTTATGTTTTAGAACAAAAAGATAAAGAATTGGTTTCTGTTGATGATGAATTGTTGTTTGCAAAAACCTATATGAATCTGCTTAAAATGCGTTTCGAAAATAGTTTGTTTTACGAATTGCCAACGACGCCAATTAATCCGGACGCAAAAGTTGTTCCGTTGTCATTACAGCTTTTACTGGAAAACACAGTAAAGCACAATGTAGTAAGCGAACAGAGACCATTGCATATTCGAATTTTTATTGATGGGGATTATTTAGCGATTCAAAATGATTTTCAAAAGAAAGAAGTATTACAGGACAGACAAGGAGTTGGACTGACAAACATTGTAAATCGATACGGAATTGTAACCAACAGAAAAGTATTGATTGAACAAAATGAAGAAACATTCACAGTTAAGATTCCAATTTTAACTAAACAAATAACAGTTATGGAAACAAATGCAGACTATAGCGATGAAAATAAAGCTTATTTCAGAGCTAAAAAAAGAGTAGAAGAATTAAAAGGATTTTACGGAAATATAATTTCGTATTGCTGTGTAATTCCGTTTTTAATTTTTATAAATTTGAGGTATTCTCCTGGATTTCAATGGTTTTGGTTTTCGGCTTTAGGCTGGGGATTTGGAGTTGTAATGCATGCGTTTAAAGTTTTTGGTTACAGCTCAGATTGGGAAGAACGAAAAATCAGAGAGATTCTGGAAAAAGAAAACAACAAGCAAAACTGGAAATAA
- a CDS encoding CCA tRNA nucleotidyltransferase, which translates to MAIQTNYKTALQHKIFGIISQASQELNVDSYVIGGFVRDLLLNRGSKKDIDVVAVGSGIELALKVSELLPKKPKVQVFKTYGTAMLRFEDTDIEFVGARKESYNFDSRNPIVENGTLEDDQNRRDFTINALALSLNEKTFGDLSDPFNGLADLENKTIKTPLDPSITYSDDPLRMLRAIRFANQLGFEIEKNSLDAITKNAERIKIISGERIVDELNKILSTDKPSIGFLLLYQTGLLDIILPELTALNQVEEIEGHTHKNNFYHTLEVVDNICPNTDDVWLRWSALLHDIGKAPTKRFNKKQGWTFHGHEFLGGKMAKKIFERLHMPLNHKMKFVQKMVIMSSRPIVLAQDIVTDSAVRRLVFDAGEDVENLMTLCEADITTKNPSKFKKYHKNFEIVRKKIVEVEERDHVRNFQPPISGEEIMEYYNLKPSREIGVLKEAIKEAILEGEIANDYDAAFEFMQKRAQKMGLKKGA; encoded by the coding sequence GTGGCTATACAAACAAACTATAAAACAGCTTTACAACACAAAATCTTCGGAATCATTTCGCAGGCGTCTCAGGAACTAAACGTTGACAGCTATGTTATTGGCGGTTTTGTTCGTGATTTGCTTTTAAACCGCGGATCTAAAAAAGACATTGATGTTGTTGCCGTTGGAAGCGGAATCGAATTGGCTTTGAAAGTATCTGAATTACTTCCCAAAAAACCCAAAGTACAGGTTTTTAAAACGTACGGAACTGCAATGCTTCGTTTTGAAGATACTGATATAGAATTTGTTGGTGCCCGAAAAGAATCTTATAATTTCGACAGCCGAAACCCTATTGTAGAAAACGGAACTCTGGAAGATGATCAAAATCGTCGTGATTTCACAATAAATGCTTTGGCTTTATCATTAAACGAAAAAACATTCGGAGATCTTTCTGATCCTTTTAACGGATTGGCCGATTTGGAGAATAAAACAATAAAAACACCTTTAGATCCAAGTATTACTTACTCTGATGACCCTTTACGAATGCTGCGTGCGATTCGTTTTGCCAATCAGTTAGGATTTGAAATTGAGAAAAATTCCCTTGATGCGATTACTAAAAACGCAGAAAGAATTAAAATTATTTCCGGAGAAAGAATTGTCGATGAACTGAATAAAATTCTTTCGACAGATAAACCATCAATCGGATTTTTACTTTTATACCAAACCGGGCTTTTAGATATTATTCTTCCTGAATTAACAGCGCTAAATCAGGTGGAAGAAATTGAAGGTCATACCCATAAAAACAACTTTTACCATACATTAGAAGTTGTAGATAATATTTGCCCAAACACAGATGACGTCTGGTTACGCTGGTCGGCTTTGTTGCATGATATTGGGAAAGCACCAACAAAACGTTTCAATAAAAAACAAGGCTGGACTTTTCACGGACACGAATTTTTAGGCGGAAAAATGGCCAAAAAAATATTCGAACGCTTACACATGCCATTGAATCACAAAATGAAATTTGTACAAAAAATGGTGATTATGAGTTCGCGTCCTATTGTTTTAGCGCAGGATATTGTAACCGATAGTGCTGTTCGACGTTTGGTTTTTGATGCCGGTGAAGATGTAGAAAATTTAATGACTTTATGTGAAGCCGATATCACAACCAAGAACCCATCTAAATTTAAAAAATATCATAAAAACTTCGAAATCGTCCGCAAGAAAATTGTAGAGGTGGAAGAGCGTGATCATGTCCGCAATTTTCAGCCGCCCATTTCTGGTGAAGAAATCATGGAATATTATAATTTAAAACCTTCGCGCGAAATAGGAGTTTTGAAAGAGGCTATTAAAGAAGCGATTTTAGAAGGTGAAATTGCTAACGACTATGATGCTGCTTTTGAATTTATGCAGAAAAGAGCACAAAAAATGGGTTTAAAAAAAGGTGCATAG
- a CDS encoding heme A synthase — protein sequence MKKHFPTIAKTALVLVYLVIVAGALVRMTGSGMGCPDWPKCFGYYIPPTDLKELTWEPNRVFEKGQVIIKDESLLVAKANFTTETSFDASHWEKYTKHDYALFNPLHTWIEYINRLCGALAGMACFFMAIISFRFWKQSKKITLLSWLVVFMMGFQAWLGAKVVYSVLNPIKITVHMVMALVIVAVILYIIQLARPKVATVKYNSTFRNVLLFSLLLTLIQVAIGTQVRQFVDEQVKNGLTASILWLQNPSVTFYVHRSFSIVVFLVNVYLYIKNTKFGLGYSKINWVLALIGVEIITGMAMAYLDFPIGSQAIHLVLASILFGIQFYMILEAKKPNPANS from the coding sequence ATGAAAAAACATTTCCCAACAATCGCAAAAACAGCATTAGTTTTAGTTTATTTAGTAATTGTCGCAGGAGCTTTGGTTCGTATGACAGGATCTGGAATGGGTTGCCCGGATTGGCCGAAATGTTTTGGATATTACATTCCGCCAACAGATTTGAAAGAATTAACCTGGGAACCAAACCGCGTTTTCGAAAAAGGACAGGTAATTATTAAAGATGAAAGTCTTTTGGTCGCAAAAGCTAATTTTACCACTGAAACTTCTTTTGATGCTTCGCATTGGGAAAAATATACTAAACATGATTATGCCCTTTTTAATCCTTTGCACACCTGGATTGAATATATCAACAGACTTTGCGGTGCTTTAGCAGGAATGGCTTGTTTTTTCATGGCAATCATCTCTTTCAGATTTTGGAAACAAAGCAAAAAAATTACACTGCTTTCCTGGTTAGTTGTCTTTATGATGGGCTTTCAGGCCTGGTTAGGAGCAAAAGTAGTTTACTCCGTATTAAATCCAATAAAAATAACAGTTCACATGGTTATGGCTTTGGTTATTGTTGCTGTAATTTTATACATTATTCAATTGGCCAGACCAAAAGTAGCGACTGTAAAATACAATTCAACTTTTAGAAACGTACTTTTATTTTCTCTTTTACTAACTTTAATTCAGGTAGCTATTGGCACACAGGTTCGTCAGTTTGTAGATGAACAAGTTAAAAACGGATTGACAGCAAGTATTCTTTGGTTACAAAATCCATCGGTTACTTTTTATGTTCACCGTTCCTTTTCTATTGTTGTCTTTTTGGTAAATGTTTATTTATACATTAAAAACACCAAATTTGGCTTAGGATATTCAAAAATAAACTGGGTACTTGCTTTGATTGGCGTTGAAATCATAACCGGAATGGCAATGGCATATCTGGATTTTCCAATAGGGAGTCAGGCCATACATTTAGTCCTGGCTTCTATCTTATTCGGAATTCAGTTTTATATGATTTTGGAGGCTAAAAAGCCTAACCCAGCCAACTCTTAA
- a CDS encoding 2TM domain-containing protein: MEINFNEEDKYYLAKKKVENIKGFYSNLTSYIGVNIVLIFINLYTTPHHLWFYWPLIWWGAGVVFHGLKVFEIFPVLGKGWEERKIKEIMDKEKENQSKWQ, translated from the coding sequence ATGGAAATTAATTTTAATGAAGAAGATAAATATTATCTGGCTAAAAAGAAAGTCGAGAATATAAAAGGGTTTTATAGTAATTTAACGTCTTATATTGGTGTTAATATAGTTTTGATTTTTATCAATTTATATACAACACCACACCATTTATGGTTTTACTGGCCATTAATATGGTGGGGAGCAGGAGTTGTTTTTCATGGTTTGAAAGTTTTTGAAATATTTCCGGTTTTAGGAAAAGGCTGGGAAGAAAGAAAGATCAAAGAGATCATGGATAAAGAAAAAGAGAACCAAAGTAAATGGCAATAA
- a CDS encoding LytTR family DNA-binding domain-containing protein: MTTLIIEDEKPAARLLQRKLEKLEIAVETMLHSVEESVDWFTNNEHPDLIFLDIQLSDGLSFEIFEKIDIKSAIIFTTAYDEYALKAFKLNSIDYLLKPIDEDDLEIAVAKFRTRLPKSNSENQNLQLDFEQIRRMLSNPFEKNYKKRFTVKIGQHLKVITTDEIECFFSENKGTYIHTFDNRNYLIDSTLEILEQELDMKDFFRVSRKFIVPLQAIKEIQVYTNSRLKVILPSYKEDEVVVSREKVQDFKSWLG; the protein is encoded by the coding sequence ATGACCACATTAATTATAGAAGACGAAAAACCGGCAGCAAGATTATTGCAGCGAAAGCTTGAAAAGTTAGAGATTGCCGTAGAAACCATGTTACACTCTGTAGAAGAATCTGTAGATTGGTTTACCAACAATGAACATCCTGATTTAATATTTTTGGATATTCAATTGTCTGACGGTTTATCGTTTGAGATTTTTGAAAAAATAGATATTAAAAGCGCTATTATTTTTACAACAGCTTATGATGAATATGCTTTAAAAGCTTTCAAATTAAACAGTATAGATTATCTTTTAAAACCAATTGACGAAGATGATTTGGAAATAGCCGTTGCTAAATTTAGAACGCGTTTACCAAAATCAAATTCAGAAAATCAAAATCTTCAGCTTGATTTTGAACAAATTCGCCGAATGCTTTCAAATCCATTTGAAAAGAATTATAAAAAGCGATTCACCGTTAAAATCGGTCAACATTTAAAAGTAATTACTACTGATGAAATTGAATGTTTCTTCAGTGAAAATAAAGGAACTTACATTCATACTTTTGATAACAGGAATTATTTAATCGATTCGACTTTAGAAATTCTGGAGCAGGAATTGGACATGAAAGATTTCTTCCGCGTAAGCAGAAAATTCATTGTACCACTTCAGGCAATAAAAGAAATTCAGGTTTATACCAATTCCCGTTTAAAAGTAATTTTACCTTCGTACAAAGAAGATGAGGTAGTTGTAAGCCGTGAAAAAGTACAGGATTTTAAGAGTTGGCTGGGTTAG